In Oryza sativa Japonica Group chromosome 3, ASM3414082v1, one DNA window encodes the following:
- the LOC4331354 gene encoding kinase-interacting family protein, with amino-acid sequence MDMETEKQQQQTRCPPWLQAAIADIEQRVRALAVSVPEDAAATATDHSFAERAENYYHKRPQLLALLTDLHHRYLYLADRYSQSLLAANKPFHAAAASSDCGSSDVDDRSSDAGSSLSFQPPPTTSSSVRDAVDAELVVAELVAAWIDREILADEAERRKAESARKIELQGSLVEVLESERLVLLGENARVGFRASAAEEEAAAAAAELGYMRRRAAEMARLVVKLREDHRVCMLGRKIEALQSQVYGLELRNRECYEAMAAWEAERKVGLAEIERLRADNKRLAAEAAMAAAARRKRKGGNGSGWLWWARVRMAAEWTPCAPAVRKVGEQIKHGGGRKDVKYNAGGCFCL; translated from the coding sequence ACATCGAGCAGCGGGTGCGGGCGCTGGCGGTGAGCGTGccggaggacgcggcggcgacggcgacggaccACTCCTTCGCCGAGCGCGCTGAGAACTACTACCACAAGCGGCCGCAGCTGCTGGCGCTGCTCACCGACCTCCACCACCGCTACCTCTACCTCGCCGACCGCTACTCCCAGTCTCTCCTCGCCGCCAACAAGCCCttccacgctgccgccgcctcctccgactGCGGCTCCTCCGACGTCGACGaccgctcctccgacgccggTAGCTCCCTCTCCTTCCAGCCTCCacccaccaccagcagcagtgTTCGTGATGCCGTTGACGCTGAgctggtggtggcggagctGGTGGCCGCTTGGATTGATCGGGAGATTCTCGCCgacgaggcggagcggcggaaGGCGGAGTCGGCGAGGAAGATCGAGCTGCAGGGGAGCCTCGTGGAGGTGCTGGAGTCGGAGAGGCTGGTGCTGCTCGGCGAGAACGCGCGGGTCGGGTTCCGCGCGtcggcggccgaggaggaggcggcggccgcggcggccgagcTGGGTTAcatgcggcggcgcgcggcggagatggcgcggCTGGTGGTGAAGCTCCGGGAGGACCACCGGGTGTGCATGCTGGGTCGCAAGATCGAGGCGCTGCAGTCGCAGGTGTACGGGCTGGAGCTGCGGAACCGGGAGTGCTACGAGGCCATGGCGGCGTGGGAGGCGGAGAGGAAGGTGGGCCTCGCCGAGATCGAGCGGCTGCGCGCGGACAACAAGCGGCTGGCCGCGgaggccgccatggccgccgcggcgaggcggaaGCGGAAGGGCGGGAACGGAAGCGGGTGGCTGTGGTGGGCGCGGGTGCGGATGGCGGCGGAGTGGACGCCGTGCGCGCCGGCGGTGAGGAAGGTCGGTGAGCAGATcaagcacggcggcggccggaaggACGTCAAGTACAACGCCGGCGGCTGCTTCTGCCTCTAG